The following are encoded in a window of Amaranthus tricolor cultivar Red isolate AtriRed21 chromosome 2, ASM2621246v1, whole genome shotgun sequence genomic DNA:
- the LOC130806446 gene encoding uncharacterized protein LOC130806446: MAPNKSLVARHPIKRILPICVAFLLPNHIKPTTIPYFTQFFLQYSVRNSYSSVFWIPLCANMSFEQQVKERAQELKNFFKKGANIVGSYSMKGWDKIKLNLHMIFSAAIAIVTGWVSPFRVWMVNFETGWSL, from the exons ATGGCACCTAACAAAAGCCTAGTGGCCCGGCATCCAATAAAAAGAATTTTGCCAATTTGTGTTGCCTTCCTACTTCCGAATCATATAAAACCAACTACAATACCTTATTTCACCCAATTCTTTCTCCAATATTCAGTACGTAATTCTTACTCTTCAGTTTTCTGGATTCCCCTCTGCGCCAATATGAGTTTCGAGCAGCAAGTCAAGGAAAGAGCACAAGAGTTGAAGAATTTCTTCAAGAAAGGTGCCAATATTGTTGGTTCATACAGTATGAAAGGATGGGATAAG ATAAAATTGAATCTGCATATGATATTCTCTGCCGCAATAGCGATTGTTACGGGGTGGGTTTCGCCATTTCGGGTTTGGATGGTTAACTTTGAAACTGGTTGGAGCCTTTGA
- the LOC130806447 gene encoding uncharacterized protein LOC130806447, with product MASQLLTYSSSSMEIFFSSLLDSLNLEVALLSLQSVAFLQRIFLFCLTVECLTDNELLRNKWLSLSQIHEVKKADDEAKDASDSENDDEDDDDEDGEDDGDDDDDEDFSGDDESDDEGDPDEDTANGGGGSDDDDDDEDDEDNDDDEDDDEEEDEDDDEDEKQQPPQKKKK from the exons ATGGCGTCACAACTGCTTACTTATAGCTCTTCTTCAATGGAGATTTTTTTCTCCTCTTTACTGGATTCTCTCAACCTTGAAGTTGCTCTTCTTTCTCTTCAATCTGTTGCCTTCTTACAGAGAATATTTCTCTTTTGTTTG ACTGTTGAATGTCTCACAGATAACGAGCTTCTCCGGAACAAATG GCTTTCTCTATCCCAAATACATGAAGTAAAAAAAGCCGATGATGAGGCCAAGGATGCTAGTGACTCAGAGAACGATGATGAggatgacgatgatgaagatggtgaggatgatggtgatgatgatgatgatgaagacttttCTGGAGATGATGAGAGTGACGATGAAGGAGATCCAGATGAAGATACGGCCAATGGTGGTGGTGGAAgcgatgacgatgatgatgatgaggatgatgaaGACAACGACGacgatgaagatgatgatgaagaggagGACGAAGATGACGATGAAGATGAAAAACAACAACCACCTCAGAAAAAGAAGAAATGA
- the LOC130806448 gene encoding 6,7,8-trihydroxycoumarin synthase-like produces MLFIIYFILLLLLFKLKRHKQYRSPPGPKGLPIIGNLHQFDNSKPYVYLAELAKTYGPILSLRFGRVPIIVVQSSKIAKEVLHTQDLNFCSRPSMIVFQKLSYGGLDIGFAPYGEYFREIKKISVVYLLSSKRVDSFTPMLQDEVARLMKKINSLSSSSKVINLSELLLGYSSSNICRIAFGKRYEDNEGSRSRFHSLLNEAQALFTAFFFSDYFPYSGWLDKLTGQYSRLDKTFKDLDAFFEEIISDHINPNKSESESDHEDIIDVLLHLKNQRCFEFSMNHIKAISMIIFIAGTDTSAAMVVWAMTELIKNANSLKIVQEELRNAAQKKGEGSIDKTDLANLEYFKAVVKETFRLHPAVPLLAVHESIKKSIIEGYDIQPKTQVYINEWAIGRDPKIWKEPDKFMPERFLESTIDFKGYDFELIPFGAGRRMCPGLNLGVTNIELALANLLIHFDWEIPPGLNRKDIDTDTLPGITMHKKNPLCLMVKPYL; encoded by the exons ATGTTGTTTATCATTTACTTCATCTTACTTCTATTGCTTTTCAAACTCAAAAGACATAAACAATATCGTTCTCCTCCAGGACCTAAAGGTCTTCCTATTATAGGAAACTTACACCAATTCGACAATTCAAAACCTTATGTCTACTTGGCCGAGCTAGCCAAGACATATGGCCCGATCTTGAGCTTGCGATTCGGACGTGTACCAATTATTGTGGTTCAATCATCCAAGATAGCCAAAGAGGTACTTCATACACAAGACCTCAATTTTTGTAGTAGACCATCAATGATTGTATTTCAAAAGCTAAGCTACGGTGGTTTGGACATAGGTTTTGCACCATATGGAGAGTATTTTAGAGAAATAAAGAAGATAAGTGTTGTTTATCTCCTTAGCTCTAAGAGAGTGGACTCTTTCACCCCAATGCTTCAAGATGAAGTCGCCAGATTGATGAAAAAGATTAAttctctttcttcttcctcAAAAGTTATTAATTTGAGTGAATTGCTTTTGGGTTATTCATCTTCTAACATTTGTAGGATTGCATTCGGCAAGAG GTATGAAGATAATGAAGGGTCAAGAAGCAGATTTCACAGTCTTTTAAATGAAGCTCAAGCCCTATTTACAGCCTTCTTTTTTAGCGACTATTTTCCTTATAGTGGTTGGTTGGACAAGCTTACAGGACAATACAGCAGACTTGATAAAACATTCAAAGATTTGGACgctttttttgaagaaattataagtgatcatatCAACCCCAACAAGTCTGAATCTGAATCAGATCATGAGGATATCATTGATGTTCTTCTTCACCTCAAGAATCAACGCTGTTTTGAGTTTTCCATGAACCACATTAAAGCAATTTCAATG ATTATATTTATTGCTGGAACAGATACTAGCGCTGCCATGGTTGTTTGGGCAATGACAGAGCTAATTAAAAATGCAAACTCATTGAAAATAGTGCAAGAAGAGCTACGTAATGCCGCACAGAAGAAGGGCGAGGGCTCCATAGATAAAACTGATCTAGCAAACCTTGAATATTTTAAGGCTGTAGTAAAGGAAACATTTAGGCTACACCCTGCAGTACCATTACTAGCTGTGCATGAATCAATCAAGAAAAGCATCATAGAAGGCTATGACATTCAACCCAAAACACAAGTATATATTAATGAATGGGCCATTGGAAGAGATCCTAAAATTTGGAAAGAGCCAGACAAATTCATGCCAGAGAGATTTTTAGAAAGTACAATAGATTTTAAAGGATATGACTTTGAATTAATACCTTTTGGAGCAGGAAGAAGGATGTGCCCTGGGTTGAATCTTGGTGTTACTAACATAGAACTTGCACTTGCTAATTTATTGATTCATTTTGATTGGGAAATTCCACCAGGTTTGAATAGAAAAGATATTGACACAGATACACTTCCAGGAATCACTATGCATAAGAAAAATCCACTTTGTCTTATGGTAAAACCTTATCTATAA